A region of the Corynebacterium endometrii genome:
CACACCTCGGCCTCGGCTAGATCCACACCGAAGCGCTCCGCCCAGTCACGCATCCACGCGCGCTCGGCCTCGGTATCGGTGTGGAACAGGTTTAGTGCGACGACTGGGGACAGACCAAACTTGCGCAGGTTTTCAACGTGGCGCTCAAGGTTTACGATGCCCGCCTCGAGTGCCTCAATATTTTCATGGGTCAGGTCTTCGCGCTCTTGGCCACCGTTGTACTTCTGCGAGCGGATGGTTGCTACCACCACCGCGCCATCAACGTTCAGGTCGCCAAAGCGGGCCTTAACATCGATGAATTTCTCGCCTCCGAGGTCTGCGCCGAAGCCGGCCTCGGTCAGCACCACGTCGCCGAATTGGAGAGCGGTCTTGGTAGCCAGCAAGGTGTTGCAGCCGTGCGCGATGTTGGCGAATGGACCACCGTGCACAAAGGCTGGCACGCCGCCCAAGGTCTGGACCATGTTAGGGTTCAGCGCGTCGCGCATGAGCGCCGTTAGGGCGCCGGCCGCATCCAGATCGTCGGCGGTCACAGGCTTCTGATCGTAGGTGTATCCAACGGTGATGGCGCCTAGGCGCCGCTTCAGGTCCTCGAGGGAGGTAGCAAGGCCGAGGATCGCCATGATTTCCGACGCCGCCGTGATGGTAAAGCCCGTCTGTGCTGGTACGCCGTGGGCAGGGCCGCCTAGGCCGGTTACCACGTTACGCAGGGCACGGTCATTGACGTCCACGCAACGCTGCCAGGTAACGCGGCGCGGGTCTATGCCCAGCGCATTGCCTTGATGAATGTGGTTGTCGATAATCGCCGCCAGGGTGTTGGTAGCGGCGGCGATGGCGTGGAAGTCCCCCGTGAAATGAAGATTGATGTCCTCCATCGGCACTACCTGCGAGTAGCCACCGCCGGCCGCGCCGCCCTTGATGCCCATTACCGGGCCTTGGGAGGGCTCACGCAGGGCTACTATTGCTTTCTTACCTAGCTTGTCGAGCGCGTCGGCAAGGCCGATGAGCACGGTGGACTTGCCCTCTCCCGCGGGGGTGGGAGAAACACCGGTGACAAGCACCAGCTTGCCCGGCTTGGCATTCGGGTCCAGCTTGGTGATATCCACCTTGGCCTTATATGAGCCGTATGGAATGAGCGCATCAGAAGGAATGCCTGCCTTCTGTGCAATGTCAGTGATGTGCTGGAGCTTGTGGGCTTGTGCGATTTCAACGTCAGAAGGCTGAGTAGTCATAAACCCAATTTTAACCAAGAAGGAAACCCGCCGCCCGCCTTTCGGACGGGGACGGGTTCTTCATTCGAGACTGTGGAGTAGTGATTCCTACTACTCGGCCGTTAGATGATCACGGCGCCCAGTGCGTAACTGAGTAAGACCGATACGGCGATGGACGTGACACCGGGAATCAGGAATGGGTGGTTAAACACAGCCTTTCCGATCCTCGTGGATCCGGTATCATCCATTTCCACTGCGGCAAGCAGCGTTGGGTAAGTAGGCAAGACGAACAATGCAGACACCGCGGGGAACGCGGCGATGGCCGTTAGCGGGCTAACGCCTAGCGCCAGCGCGGCCGGCATCAGAGCCTTGGTGGTAGACGCCTGAGAGTAAAGCAGCGCGGCCGCGAAGAAGAGGACCACCGCTAACAGCCAAGGCCTAGCGGCGATAATATCGCCCGAAATGCTCTGAATATCGTCGATGTAATGGTTGATCAACGTGGTTCCCAGCCACGCGACGCCGAGAACGCAGATGCACGCGGACATGCCGGACTTGAACACTTGGGTGTTGAGGACGTCATCCGCGGGAATCTTGGTCAACAGCACGATAAAGGTTGCCGCGAGCAGCATCACGGTCATGATCGCCTCGTTGCGCGGCAGCGTTGGCTCGGTAATTAGACCTACCTGCTCGGAGGTGATGGTTGCCCAGATCATGACTACGAGAATCGCGATGAGGAAGACAACGACGGAGGTCTTAGCGCCCGGAGCGGGCTTAAAATTGCTCTGGCCGACGGGCTCGCGGACCAGGCCCGCCTCCTTGCGTTGCCTGTAGACAACATCATCCACGAGTTCCGCGCCGGCCCGGTTTGCAACCCAAGCCGCGGGGAATATCGCCAGGAATGTCGCCGGGATAAGCACCGCGAGGACCTTGAGGTAGCCCACGCCCATGGGTTCGAGCAGGGAAGCCAGCAGCACCACTGCGGCGGAAATGGGCGACGCAACGATGGCCATCTGGGAGGCTACTACCGCTACCGAAAGCGGACGGGAAGGGCGAACCCCGCCCTCTTTCGCAACCTCTACGATGACTGGCAGTGTAGAGAAAGCAGTATGGCCCGTGCCGGCGAAGACGGTCATCAGCCAGGTGACAATAGGCGCCAAGTAGGTCACGTGCTTAGGGTTTTTCCGCAGCATCCGCTCCGCTAGATGGACCAAGTAGTCCATGCCGCCCGCACGCTGCATCGCCGCGATAGCCGCGATAACGCACATGATGATGGCAATAACATCGAAGGGAACGTCTTCACGGGTGACGGGGACGCCGGTCATGGCGAGCGCTAGAACGCCTAGGCCACCGGCAAAACCAATGGCAATAGAACCCAACCTGGCACCAAGGAAGATCGCTATTAAGACAATCGCGATGTGAACAATAACCATGGGGCTATTAGAACTCCTTTTGAACAAACGCCCTGCTGGCATTCGGCTCACTGGAACCGTGCACATTTCAGGGTCAGATGGAGAGTATTTTGGGCGATGCCAATTTGCCGCAATCAAGCTGCGGTATGGAGATGAGTTCCCCTTGTGTTGCCTGCAGCTTTAGACAGCTGCGGCGCGATACCGTGTGCCTACACTCCTCATCTTCAACCCTTGCGCGATAGCGGAGCCCTGGTACAGCATGACCCATTCCATGATATTAATCGGCACTCGTTAAGTGATTGTTAATACACCACCTAACAATGCCCATTATCCCCCGGATATGTCCGAAAAGTCAATCGGAATGCCCGATGACGTGGACTCTCACATGTGCCTATTAGAAAAGCTGGACGTGGCCCAATAGGCCAGCGCCCAGCTCTCTCAAACGCGGTCACCGCGCAGCACCCCCTCGGCGTTAAAAATTTATGCCGCCAAGGGGGTTCGGCTGCGTCAGGCCGCGGATTTAGTCATCGAGGTAAAGCTTGCCCCGGAACTGCGGGTGCATCAGGTTCTCAACGCTTAAGACCTTGTCAAGGGTCTTTTCATCGAGAAGGCCCTTCTCCAAGACCAATTCACGGACTCCCTTACCGGTCTCCAGGGATTCTTTAGCAATCAAATCTCCGTTGTGGTGACCGATGAATGGGTTGAGGTAGGTGACAATACCAATGGAGTTCTCCACGTAGGACCGGCATACGTCCTCATTAGCGGTGATCTCAAGCACGCACTTGGTACGCAGGGCGTCAGCCGCATTGCCGAGGATTCGAATGGACTGGAACAGTGCCTCGCCAATGACGGGCTCCATTACGTTGAGCTGTAGCTGGCCGGCCTCAGCCGCCATGGTGACGGTGTGGTCATTGCCGAATACCTTGAAGCACACTTGGTTGACAACCTCAGGGATAACCGGGTTGACCTTGCCCGGCATGATGGAAGAACCAGCCTGGCGTGGCGGAAGGTTAATCTCGTTGAGGCCCGCGCGGGGGCCGGAAGAAAGCAGGCGCAGATCGTTGCAGATCTTAGACAGCTTCATAGCCGCACGCTTGATGGCGGAATGCAAAAGCACGTAGGCGCCGGTGTCAGAGGTAGCCTCAATCAGGTCGCGGGCGGTCTTGATCTCCAGGCCGGTAACCTCACTCAACGCAGCGGTCACCTGGTGGCGGTATCCGGCCGGCGTGTTAACCCCGGTGCCGATAGCGGTTGCGCCCAGGTTGACCTCGAGCAGACGCTGCTGGGCGTCACGCAACACGGACTGCTCCTCATGGAGGTTATGGGCAAACGCCATGAATTCGTCACCCAAGGTCATGGGGACCGCGTCCTGCAACTGGGTTCGGCCCATCTTCAGGATGTCGTGGAACTCGTTTGCCTTGCCCTGGAAAGCCGCCTGCAGCGCGTCGATGCGCTGGATTAGGTTCTCGATGCCGGAGTAGAGACCAAGACGGAAACCCGTTGGGTATGCGTCATTAGTGGACTGGGACATATTCACATCATCGTTAGGGTTGATGATGTCATAGGAACCCTTCTCCTCACCCAAGTACTCCAGGGCCAGGTTGGCAACCACCTCATTGGTATTCATGTTGAGTGAGGTGCCCGCGCCACCCTGGAACACGTCCAGCGGGAACTGGTCCATGCAGCGACCCTCTTCAAGGATCTGATCGCAGGCCCAGATGATGGCCTCCGCCTTGCGCTTTGGCAGGGTGTGTAGGCGGCGGTTAGCCATGGCGGCCGCCTTCTTCACCTGGACCATGCCGCGGATGAATTCGGGCACGTTGTTGATGGTGACCCAGGAGATCTGGAAGTTCTCATACGCTCGAAGCGTATGGATGCCGTAGTAGCACTCGTTAGGTACCTCCATGGAACCCAGCAAATCGTGCTCAGTACGAGTCGCCTTTGCCTTGGTGGACTTCTTAGCGGGTGCTACCTTCTTTTCCGCCTTGGCTCCTTCGGCAGCCTTCGCTGCAGGGGCTTTAGCTTCTGCTTCAGACTTGATGGCCTTGTCACTCTTGGTGGACTTAGCTGACTTAGACATGTATTGCGTCTACTCCCGATCGGATTGAAAAGAGATATTTTTACTCTCTCCCCTATGGTACCCACGAAAGTGAATTTAAGTCGCAAATCACCTGGTTGATTAAACCCGCTCGTCCCCTTTTACGGGAACCAGCGGGATAGCAAAATGCCTTTAACCTACTACGCGGGCTATTCGCAGCTCTGAGGCTAGAATTCCCTCTGCACCCAATTCCGCAAGCTGATCCATGATGTGGTTGGCTGTCTTTACCGGAATCATCGCGCGCACCGCTACCCAATCCTCACGCGCAAGCGGTGAGACAGTAGGCCCTGTAAGCCCGGGCGTGATTGCTACGGCCTGCTCCAGATGAGCCTCATCGATATTGTAGTCGAGCATGAGGAAGTGACGGGCGTGCAGGATGCCACGAATGCGGGAAAGCAGGACTTTTTCGGCCTTGGTCACTTCCAAGCCCTTGCGTTTGATGACCACTGCTTCAGAATTAATCAGCGGCTCGCCGAATGGTTCGAGCCCCTGTTGGCGCAGGGTGTTGCCGGTCGATACCACGTCGGCGATTGCATCGGCCACGCCCAAACGGATGGAAATCTCGATTGCTCCATCAAGACGGATAACTTCAGCCCGAATCCCGCGGGCGCGGAGATCGTCGCGAACCAAGTTGGGATAAGAAGTAGCGACGCGCTTTCCCTCGAGCCCTTCAATGGTTAAATCGCTACCTTTCGGGGCGGCGTAACGGAAGGTGGAGCCGCCAAACCCCAGCTCTAGTAGTTCGTCAACTTCGGCTCGGGAATCAGCCGCGAGATCGCGGCCTGTGATTCCCAGGTCCAGGACGCCATTCGCGACGTAGATGGCAATGTCTTTTGGCCGCAGGAAGAAGAATTCCACGTCATTGTCTACATCTACGATATTCAAAGACTTTGCATTGCCACGGCCCTTGTAGCCCGCTTCCAGCAATATCTCCTGCGCGGCTTCAGAAAGGGAGCCCTTATTGGGTACGGCAATCTTGAGCATTTTATTCTACCTTTAGCATTTGTGGAGGAAGATCGACTGATGGCCCTACTTTCTAGCAGTGGCCCCGTTCCGAGGCTTTGATGCGGCCCCGGAGGTTTGGCAGATATTTTATAAACCGCCTTGCGCTTATCGGCGCATCTGCCTCTTGTGGTTTACAAGTACCTATAAACGTCCTCTGGCTTGAGGCCGCGCTTTACCATCATGACTTGAGTCCAGTAGATCAGCTGGGACATTTCCTCGGCTAATTCCTCATCGGATTGGTACTCCGCGGCAATCCAAACCTCGCCGGCTTCCTCGATGATCTTCTTACCGATAAAGTGCTCGCCCTTGTCTAGGGCTTCAACGGTCCCGGAACCCTCCGGGCGTTCCTCGGCACGGGCGGTTAAATCAGCGAAAAGAGAGTCAAAGTTCTTCACGGTGGTTATTGTTTCACACCGAGCAATAATATGCACCACCAAGGCGGATGTTTTGCCCAATGCTCAAATTTTTATCCATCAGACTGCATATAATTTTTCAAACCATGCATAAACGTCACGTGCCCCTGCGGGCGCTAAATGCGCGGAATCGTGCAGACGGTTAATGGGGGTAACCCCCTGCGGGACGTCCACCCCGCCATGCTCCGGCAACCCTATTACCACGCAGCCGGCATCGAGCGCCGCCCGCATCCCGGCCGTCGAGTCCTCAAACACCAAGCAATCCCCTGGGCTATGCCCGACTCGGCGGGCCGCCTCTTCGTATATGTCCGGCGCCGGTTTCCCGCGCTCCACCTCATCCCCACAGATAGTATCCGCAAAGAAGCCGCGTCCAACCGCGTCGATTGCAGCATCGGCTACGTCACGCTGGGTATTGGTGGCAACCACCATCTGGATGCCGTCAGCTTTGAGGTCCGCGAGTAAATCACGCACCCCTGGAAAAACTTCCAGTCGTGAGGAAAAGGAATCTTTGACGCGGCGAAATAGCCATTGCCGGTGGATTTCATAATCCCCTGGGGCTAGGGTCACCCCGGCGTGCCGAGCACAGATTTCCAATGTGTTATTGAACGTGGAGCCCACCGTTTGCTGGCGTATTTCGGGAGTGATTCGCTTTCCAAGCCTCTCCGAAAGGGCGTAAGTCGCTTCTCCCCACAACGGTTCTGAGTCCGTGAGGGTCCCATCCATGTCCCAAAATATCGCTTTAGGCTTGATCATCTTTATTCGAATTCAGGGATCTGCGCCAGTGCTTCCTCTTCGGCACCGGTAGACGCCGCCATTTTACGGAACAAATCCTCGAGTTCTTGCTTTTCTTCCGGCTCGATGACGGCGTCAGCGTGTTTGGAATTGAATGCATCGAGATTCGCGTAGACGGAATTGAAGTGGGCAGCTAGAGCTTCGCCGGTTGGCGTGTTCCCTAGCCCATCAAACCCGTCTGCCGCCCCTTCAAGAAGAACTTTAAGCTTCGGCAGGCAGGCCACGTCGAAAGGCTCATCCCAGAATTCCTTTTCCTCCTCCTTGAGGTAGGAGCCGGTGGCGAAGGATTCTAGGTCACTCATGAACTCGTCGATGTCTGACTGGAACTGTGAACGAATAGTCATAGTCCCTATTCAAGCACGAAGCCCCGCCTCTCAGCAGAGTAGGCAGGGCTGTGGGGTACACCTACGGAGGGGGCCCTAAAGGTTAACGCCGAGCAATGCGGAAATGGCCTGGCGGATACAGCCAGCAGCTGCGTCCTCGTTTGCCCCGTGGTCCGTGCCGGCCCACTCGTCGATGGCAGCAAGCGCGGAGGGAGTATCAAGGTCATTGGCGAGATGCTCGCGGACCTGCTGGACAAGAGCTTGTGCCTCGTCCATGGTGCCCGGGTTGGCCAAGGCCGCACGCCACATCTCGAGTCGCTGTGACGCATCCGCCAGTACCTCTTGGGACCAGTCCCTGTCGCTACGGTAGTGACCGGCGAAGACACCCAGGCGGATTGCCGATGGGTCTACGCCTTGTTCGACTAGCTTGTGAACAAAGACTAGATTGCCCAAGGATTTGGACATCTTTGTTCCGTCCAGGCCAATCATGCCCGTGTGTACGTAGAAATTAGCCATGCGCTCTACATCATGGCCCGCCTCAGCATGTGCCGCGGAAAACTCGTGGTGCGGGAAAATCAGATCGGAACCACCGCCCTGAATCTCAAACTGGTGGCCAAGGCGGTTAGTGGCGATGGCCGAGCATTCCACGTGCCAGCCTGGACGGCCGGGGCCGAAAGGCGAATCCCAGGACGGCTCGCCTTCACGATGCGCGCGCCAGATGAGCGCATCGAGGGGATCTTTCTTACCAGCCCTGTCCGGATCGCCGCCCCGCTCAGCAAAAAAGACTTCCATCTGCTCGCGCGTATAGTTTGACTCGTAGCCAAACTGTGCGGTTGCCTCTATCGAGGCGTAGACGTCCGGGTACTCATCATCCACTACATAAGCGGCGCCCTTATCGAGGAGTTTTTGCACCAGATCGATGACCTCATCGATGGTCTCCATGGCTCCCACATAGTCTTGGGGCGGGAATACGCTCATAAGCTCCATGTCAGAGCGGAACAAATCTATCTGGGAGGTTCCCAGCTCCCGCCAGTCAACACCATCGCGTTCAGCACGCTCGAATAGCGGATCATCGACATCGGTGATGTTTTGGACGTAGTGAACCTTCTTGCCCTGATCTAAAAGTTGGCGGTAGATCAGATCGAAAGTCAGGTAGGTAGCCGCGTGCCCCAGATGGGTAGAATCGTAAGGGGTAATCCCGCACACATACATGCCAGCGGTATCCCCCTGAATGGTTACGGGCTTTATTGCTTTATCTGCCGTGTCGTACAAGCGGAGCTGAGAAGCATCGCCCTGAGCACGTTCAAATTCCGGTGTTGGCCAAGATCGCATGTCTGCCATGGTAGCGCTAGAACCCTCTACGGCAAGCAATGGCCACCATATAAGGGCATGCGAAACCTCGCCACTCCTTACGGCATGGTAGGCAATGGGTTCTCCGCTGCACGGCATGAACTCCCTACTAATTAAGCCCCTCCGCAGCTAGCCCAGTACACGGTGCCTCATTGAATGTAGGCATCAGCGCACAAAAGAACCCGGACGGAGGATTTCCCCCATTGTCCGGGACCTTATTTAAACTCAAACCTTGGCGAATTACATCGGCGCGAGGATGCCCAGGGCCAGCAGAATCATTACCACGATGCCTACCGGGATGCGGTATGCAGCGAACCAAGCGAAGGAATTGTTCGCCACGAACTTCAGCAACCAGGCAATCGCGGCGTAACCAATCACAAAGGCGATGGACGTTCCCACGAGCAGCTGGATACCCGAGGCCGCCTGACCATTGGCCGGATTGAACGCGTCTGGCAGTGAGAACAGGCCGGAAGCCAGCACCGCCGGAATCGCCAGCAGGAAGCTAAACCGCGTCGCCACCTCGCGGTCGAGCCCCAGGAAGAGGCCACCGGAAATGGTTCCGCCAGAACGGGAGACTCCTGGAATAAGCGCCAAGCACTGGCACAGGCCCATGACAAGGGCATCCTTCATGGTCAGATCGTCGTAACCCCGGTTCTTCTTGCCAACCTTCTCGGCAAGAATAAACACAAAGGAAAACAGGACCAACATCGCTGCCGTAATCCAGAGATTACGGAGACCATCGCGGATTGGGTCCTTGAAAAGAAGGCCAATCACGCCGATTGGGATTGAGCCAACAATGACCATCCATCCCATCTTCCAGTCCTGGCCCCGGGACCCCTTATCAATCCATCCACGGAACCAACCGGTAAGAATTTGCCAGATAGTCTTCGCAAAGTAGACCAGGACGGCCAATTCCGTGCCTAGCTGAATCACTGCGGTAAAGGAAGCGCCCGCATCCTCGCCCCAAAACAGGGTGGAAACAATGCGAAGGTGCCCGGAGGAGCTCACGGGAAGAAACTCAGTCAAGCCCTGAACGATAGACAGGACAATAACCTGAAGCCACGACATTTCAGACGCCGCCGTCCCCGCCTGGGCTAATACGCTAACACTGCTCATTCGTCACAGCCTACAACCTCTCACGCGGATTGGACGGAACGAAACTGGACCAAAACGAGTGAAATACCCCGCCATCCATTCCGGATGTGACCCGCCTTTACCCGGGCTTTGGGGTGTGCGAACCTTAAGAGCACGCCCCAGGCCTTGCCCGCCGGCGGCTTGCCTACCTCGCTGTGACTGGCTGCTAGGATTACACCCTGTGAAGACAGTTCAGCGCATCAAATTTCTAACCACGGCAGCCGTTGCCTCTGCGGCCTGCACACTCTCGGCTTGCGGCGGCCTGGATGTCCCCGGCGCCCCGGAAGCCCAGGAGGATACGGCGGTACAGGGTAACGCCACTCCAGCCAGCTCTCCGCAGGCAGACGATCCCGCGGGGGACGTGGTGGCAATCGATGGCTTTGAGCAGGTTGATGACCTTGCTGCCATCGGCGAGTCCGTGGCGGTGCGCTCCGGGGACAAGCTAGCGGTGGGAACCGTGGAACAGCTCAAGAGCGGAGAACTTGAAGCAACCACAATCCCAGCCGAGTGCGGAGTAATGTCTACCTCCCATCTTGGATTCGTGATGGGGTGCGGAGACCACGTTCTCACGGTTTCCCCTAGCAGCCCCGGCTCCCCAGAGCGAACGGATGTAAGCGAGGAGTTTTCCGTAACCACTGCAGCGATCGTTGACTCCGGAGAAATCTTCGTCGCCTCTTCTGACGCGGCGGAAGTGTCCATGTATGTCAACGGAGAGCGGACGGAAAACTATGTGGTGGGAGCGCCGACGGACCAGCTTGTGTCCGTTCCGAACGACGATGCCGATGATGCCGTGGTACGCACTTACCGTGGGGATACCACCATCCAGAACCTAGACTGGGACGACGCTCGTGAGGGCGGCCGCCTGCGCGTTGGCGT
Encoded here:
- the aspA gene encoding aspartate ammonia-lyase codes for the protein MSKSAKSTKSDKAIKSEAEAKAPAAKAAEGAKAEKKVAPAKKSTKAKATRTEHDLLGSMEVPNECYYGIHTLRAYENFQISWVTINNVPEFIRGMVQVKKAAAMANRRLHTLPKRKAEAIIWACDQILEEGRCMDQFPLDVFQGGAGTSLNMNTNEVVANLALEYLGEEKGSYDIINPNDDVNMSQSTNDAYPTGFRLGLYSGIENLIQRIDALQAAFQGKANEFHDILKMGRTQLQDAVPMTLGDEFMAFAHNLHEEQSVLRDAQQRLLEVNLGATAIGTGVNTPAGYRHQVTAALSEVTGLEIKTARDLIEATSDTGAYVLLHSAIKRAAMKLSKICNDLRLLSSGPRAGLNEINLPPRQAGSSIMPGKVNPVIPEVVNQVCFKVFGNDHTVTMAAEAGQLQLNVMEPVIGEALFQSIRILGNAADALRTKCVLEITANEDVCRSYVENSIGIVTYLNPFIGHHNGDLIAKESLETGKGVRELVLEKGLLDEKTLDKVLSVENLMHPQFRGKLYLDD
- the hisG gene encoding ATP phosphoribosyltransferase; its protein translation is MLKIAVPNKGSLSEAAQEILLEAGYKGRGNAKSLNIVDVDNDVEFFFLRPKDIAIYVANGVLDLGITGRDLAADSRAEVDELLELGFGGSTFRYAAPKGSDLTIEGLEGKRVATSYPNLVRDDLRARGIRAEVIRLDGAIEISIRLGVADAIADVVSTGNTLRQQGLEPFGEPLINSEAVVIKRKGLEVTKAEKVLLSRIRGILHARHFLMLDYNIDEAHLEQAVAITPGLTGPTVSPLAREDWVAVRAMIPVKTANHIMDQLAELGAEGILASELRIARVVG
- a CDS encoding phosphoribosyl-ATP diphosphatase, translating into MKNFDSLFADLTARAEERPEGSGTVEALDKGEHFIGKKIIEEAGEVWIAAEYQSDEELAEEMSQLIYWTQVMMVKRGLKPEDVYRYL
- a CDS encoding anaerobic C4-dicarboxylate transporter translates to MVIVHIAIVLIAIFLGARLGSIAIGFAGGLGVLALAMTGVPVTREDVPFDVIAIIMCVIAAIAAMQRAGGMDYLVHLAERMLRKNPKHVTYLAPIVTWLMTVFAGTGHTAFSTLPVIVEVAKEGGVRPSRPLSVAVVASQMAIVASPISAAVVLLASLLEPMGVGYLKVLAVLIPATFLAIFPAAWVANRAGAELVDDVVYRQRKEAGLVREPVGQSNFKPAPGAKTSVVVFLIAILVVMIWATITSEQVGLITEPTLPRNEAIMTVMLLAATFIVLLTKIPADDVLNTQVFKSGMSACICVLGVAWLGTTLINHYIDDIQSISGDIIAARPWLLAVVLFFAAALLYSQASTTKALMPAALALGVSPLTAIAAFPAVSALFVLPTYPTLLAAVEMDDTGSTRIGKAVFNHPFLIPGVTSIAVSVLLSYALGAVII
- the mshC gene encoding cysteine--1-D-myo-inosityl 2-amino-2-deoxy-alpha-D-glucopyranoside ligase gives rise to the protein MRSWPTPEFERAQGDASQLRLYDTADKAIKPVTIQGDTAGMYVCGITPYDSTHLGHAATYLTFDLIYRQLLDQGKKVHYVQNITDVDDPLFERAERDGVDWRELGTSQIDLFRSDMELMSVFPPQDYVGAMETIDEVIDLVQKLLDKGAAYVVDDEYPDVYASIEATAQFGYESNYTREQMEVFFAERGGDPDRAGKKDPLDALIWRAHREGEPSWDSPFGPGRPGWHVECSAIATNRLGHQFEIQGGGSDLIFPHHEFSAAHAEAGHDVERMANFYVHTGMIGLDGTKMSKSLGNLVFVHKLVEQGVDPSAIRLGVFAGHYRSDRDWSQEVLADASQRLEMWRAALANPGTMDEAQALVQQVREHLANDLDTPSALAAIDEWAGTDHGANEDAAAGCIRQAISALLGVNL
- a CDS encoding undecaprenyl-diphosphate phosphatase; translated protein: MSWLQVIVLSIVQGLTEFLPVSSSGHLRIVSTLFWGEDAGASFTAVIQLGTELAVLVYFAKTIWQILTGWFRGWIDKGSRGQDWKMGWMVIVGSIPIGVIGLLFKDPIRDGLRNLWITAAMLVLFSFVFILAEKVGKKNRGYDDLTMKDALVMGLCQCLALIPGVSRSGGTISGGLFLGLDREVATRFSFLLAIPAVLASGLFSLPDAFNPANGQAASGIQLLVGTSIAFVIGYAAIAWLLKFVANNSFAWFAAYRIPVGIVVMILLALGILAPM
- a CDS encoding formate--tetrahydrofolate ligase, whose amino-acid sequence is MTTQPSDVEIAQAHKLQHITDIAQKAGIPSDALIPYGSYKAKVDITKLDPNAKPGKLVLVTGVSPTPAGEGKSTVLIGLADALDKLGKKAIVALREPSQGPVMGIKGGAAGGGYSQVVPMEDINLHFTGDFHAIAAATNTLAAIIDNHIHQGNALGIDPRRVTWQRCVDVNDRALRNVVTGLGGPAHGVPAQTGFTITAASEIMAILGLATSLEDLKRRLGAITVGYTYDQKPVTADDLDAAGALTALMRDALNPNMVQTLGGVPAFVHGGPFANIAHGCNTLLATKTALQFGDVVLTEAGFGADLGGEKFIDVKARFGDLNVDGAVVVATIRSQKYNGGQEREDLTHENIEALEAGIVNLERHVENLRKFGLSPVVALNLFHTDTEAERAWMRDWAERFGVDLAEAEVWAKGGEGALEVAEKVLGNLDSTVGQLYDPNEGVEASIETIAKEIYRADRVEYSTKALKDLKYIKDNGWDNFPVVISKTQYSFSDEPSQLGAPTGHTLHVRELQPRTGAGFVVALTGDVMTMPGLPKKPAANQIDVDGDGVISGLF
- a CDS encoding HAD family hydrolase — protein: MIKPKAIFWDMDGTLTDSEPLWGEATYALSERLGKRITPEIRQQTVGSTFNNTLEICARHAGVTLAPGDYEIHRQWLFRRVKDSFSSRLEVFPGVRDLLADLKADGIQMVVATNTQRDVADAAIDAVGRGFFADTICGDEVERGKPAPDIYEEAARRVGHSPGDCLVFEDSTAGMRAALDAGCVVIGLPEHGGVDVPQGVTPINRLHDSAHLAPAGARDVYAWFEKLYAV
- a CDS encoding YncE family protein, with the protein product MKTVQRIKFLTTAAVASAACTLSACGGLDVPGAPEAQEDTAVQGNATPASSPQADDPAGDVVAIDGFEQVDDLAAIGESVAVRSGDKLAVGTVEQLKSGELEATTIPAECGVMSTSHLGFVMGCGDHVLTVSPSSPGSPERTDVSEEFSVTTAAIVDSGEIFVASSDAAEVSMYVNGERTENYVVGAPTDQLVSVPNDDADDAVVRTYRGDTTIQNLDWDDAREGGRLRVGVALGQMSVGNNGVILVSDTGGRRLAVYTSTDVVRLHQYGNVDGSPWAVAWDPQRNLAWVTATDNNSAQAFDISSGAPEPRGRFSTVANAQHMAITDSGAVVIGSASGDGVQIVTEPQLES